One Tachysurus vachellii isolate PV-2020 chromosome 14, HZAU_Pvac_v1, whole genome shotgun sequence genomic window, AACAGTTTGCTGTACAGTGAAATTCCCTGatggactgactgactgaagttGAATATGAGAACTTATATTAGCTGAGGATGGATTAGGGATTGGTAAAGTAGTGTTTGATGGTCCTATTGGCTGTGAATACTGAGAAACagcatactgaagcagagcaggTAACTGTGCTGTTGTTACTTGGGGAAATGAATGAGTATGAACTAACGGCTGGGAGAAAGAGCCACCTGGTACATGCAAAGTTTGTTGTGGTGAACCACTATGATGTACCTGAGGAGTCTGCACTTGAGGGGATGGACAGTTTGACGGACTTGGAACCATTATAGGCTGCATCATGCTACCTGATTGTGGTTGATGTGTATCGATTATATTGGTATGTTGAGGTGGACTACGTAGCAGTGAGGAAGGAGGAAGAGGCAAAGAACTGGGCCTACTCAGTGAAAGTGGCATAGGGGCAGTTGAAGAATTACCACATTCATGTGCAGGTTTCTGTTCAGCCTTCTTAATACATGCACACAATTCTTGAACAATAGTTGTATTGGCAAATGTATTATCAACATCATTCTCATTGTaaacatcataatcatcatcaaaaGACTCAGATAGCTCAGAATGTTTAGAAGAAACTACTAAATGTGACATTTTAGACATAATCTCGCCAAGCATACCCTTCAGTCCCAGTATTTCTTCTTTAACATCCATATCGCATAAATCATTTCGAGACTGTTCGTGCTGCATGGATGATGAACATGGATTCTCCATTTGTATCTGGTGATGATCACTTACAACTGGTGTTCGTGAGGGAGGGGGAAGAGGAGCACGTTCTCGTATCATGTAGTCCGCATAGCGAGCGGGAGGCCTTCTCATTCTTTGGCTGCGCCGTACTGCAGATCTTGCATGATAATCCATTTCCACCAAATTACTACTATCCGGCTCGAAGGACCATTTGTTGGATAACAGATGTTAAAAGTATCCAAGGTTCAGTGGACATGTAGAACTTGGTGGTGTGTCTGGTTAAAACACGGAACAACTTAATCCCTTTGCACTCATTTATTCTTATTGACAATAAGGCTTGATGCACAGTACACAGGTCCCACAGGATAAATGGAATGCATAAGAGACACAGGATGAGCAGGAGAGATGGTAAAGATGATAAGGATGCTAATgatgctaaagatgctaaagatGTTTTTCTGGTCACtacaaacaatataacaaagaaaatcaggctcacaaacaataataaagatgAAATCATACAACATcaaatataatatctataacCCTACTAATGACAAATATACAACTCATCAAAttcaatgaaacaatacaatacaaaacttACATAACTCATCTTATGGAAAGGATTCAAACACATGGTTGAGTGCCCATCTTCAGGCCCACACCTCCCCAATATAAAGGAACAAAGGAAGGAAATGAGGTCTATTTGTAGACCTCAGCTGAGGATTATGGGTAATGAAGTGCACTAGAAAAATGGTGATGCAGTCTGCAGAGGATTCTGGGAAATGTAGTATAAAGCAAGTATAAAGCAAGTCTAATTCACAACAGTAATTCCATTCAGTTAGTTCATCCAGCCAAATTATCATCAGCATGACGTTCTTCAACATGACGTTGTACTCATGTGCTTCATCAATGTTGCCATCTTCTTCAGCCATTTTTCTCCTTTATTCCCATTTATTTGGTTGTTTCTGTCAAATAGCcatgagtttttctttcagagCTATTTTCAATGTTTGTATTTTGGACTTCAGATGATCCTCCACATGCTTCTTCTTTGACTTCTTTTGTGGATGTATGAATGCGGCACTCCACTGGCTATAGACCTTTTTCTTGGCTGATTGCTCATCTGTGTAGTTCTTATCagtatttggactgggagacACTGTGAGGTAAACAGGAGCTGAGGGCAATTTCCTTTCACGATGGAAGTTTGAATTGCTAATCTTGGATCCATAAATTTCTAATCTCAGTTTCTTTGACTGGTTGCGTTGTCCATCGTGTCCTTGTCCCATGATGATTGGTCTCTTTTGCTTATGGGGTAATGCATTCTTGCGTTTAAGTGTCCCACTGCCCCTTGGCATTTGAGCAGGACTACCTACTTTTGTTTTGAGGGAAAGCGGATCAGCGAATGTCTTTCTGATAGGAAAGTTACCGCTTTGTTTGCTATCATCGCTACACTGGCCACCATTCCTAGATGTAGACCTGTGGTCACTTGGATGTTTGAAGGTCcgaatatttttaataacaatatcaGGGCTGAATCTGATATCTTCTGCATCAGGAACTCCATCAGTTTTGGGGGATTTTATATCATCCAAAGGCGAATTAATTGATCGAGATGCTATTAGTGATGAAGCCATAGTGATGTTGCTGTTCTTGGTGCCTGCTGTTCCACGGTGTGGGTCTCGAGCAGTTGGTGGACTAGACATTTGTGTCTGTTCCTCTGGATTAGAATCTCTCATCACATCAGATCCGTTAGGTTTTTGGGTGGATATGACAGATGCGATCATGCTGCCACACTCTGGGCTTACAGATGCACTTGGGTGTTTAATTGGTTTACTAGACTGTGGAGTAAGACTTTGTCTCTGGTTGTCCGTATTAAGTACCTCCTCCATTGGGGTGAGCAAAGTTTCATCTTCATCAAAATGAAGTACTGGTGTCTCATTCCAGCAACTTGGGCAGAAGTGGTCACTGCCATCTCCTAAGCCAATCATGTGAGAGCAAGTGAATTTGAACTCATCTTGTGGTTTTCCATTGACTGACTGGTTTTGTGTGACCAAaccctttctttcctttctgtgGCATATCTGAGGAGGCTCTGTCTTCTTGTCCCTTTCAAAACAATCAGCGAAGATTTTTCTAGCTTCCTCAGATGAGAGAAGGATGATTTCAGGTAAGTCATCTGTATTGTCAGAAACATCCGCCTCTTCAAATACATCACTGTTTGTTACACATTCATTAGAACCGCTTGCAAGTGATTGCTCGTTGCATGCCTGCATGTTATATTTGACCGTATCTATTTCATCATCAATTTGCTGATTGAACTGTTTTTTTGATATTCTTTGCATCCCAGAGAGTTTAGTGGGTGTTCGACGTACACAACCTTTCTCAACAATCATCTTGTCTTTCTTGCAATCAGCAGTTGGAAATATCATTGAAGAATGTTCAGGATTCCTGATGTGATCTTCAGGAATGTTATCTGTTGTGGTCTTTGGTATATCTTTAggaacattcacacacacatcttcaggATTGTCTGTACCGGTCTGGGCTACACTGTCTACAACATTCACAACACTTTCAGACACTGACTGTGAAACCTTCTTGAACCATGTGAGGTTACTGTCTGAAATGGGTTCCTCAAGAACATTATCCACATTGGCTGGTTGTCCATCCACATTCAGCCAGGAGGATTTAAAGCCCTCAGATGGTATCGTGGTTTCATTTGTCAGGGTTtggggacaattttccagcatttttatgtgtttagGTAAAACCACTGAAGACTGAAGAACCAGAGAATgcatttcttttacacacaatttagataaacttttaaatacatcCTTTAATCCTACTAAATGGGCCAGGTTTTTCTTGTCCCCGTTATAAAACAGATCTAAAATGCTCTTTACAACATCCGTTATCATCgatttgtctctctctgctgGTTTGGCCTCTAAAGAGTTCACCAAATCCTTCAGTTCCTGCAAGGTATATTCAACCACAGGAACTGTGGACAAATCAAATACAGTGTCTTCAGAAGACGATTCGAGTTGTTGGACATCACTTTGTTCTACTGAAACTTTTGCTGTTGAATCGACAGAGTGAACAGAATCTTGACGTTTGTTAGAGATTTGGGTTGTAGACAAAGGGTCATTTTCACACTGAGTAATCTCACAGCTTTGAGAGCCTGATGTTGGATCTTTATCAGATGTAGGCATTTCAGCGATTGCTCCAAGTCTTGGTAATGAACTTGGTAAAGATGGTACCTGAGGCAGATTAAAGATCGCATTTGGTACGTTTGTCTCCTTCTCCACGTTCTTACTCTCCTCAAAACGATTCTTAGCACTATTTGTTTTCAAGACAGGCCTGAAATTAGTGCTTGTAGTAACATCATTCTGGGGTCCATGACTACAAGCCTGCTGATAAATGGGTGGAAAGACAGCTACTACCTTGTTCACTTGAACTGGGCCGAGCTGTGAATTTACCAGCTTTTGGGACACAGCTGGGTCTATGCAGGACTCCATCTTGTCATTTCTCTTTGTCCAATTAGTCCTCTCGTTCTGCTTTGGCGGTTGTGGATCTGCAAGATGACTAATTGCATTCCCCCTTGAAATACCAGATTCTTTAGCAGGTTCCTTCTGCTTCTGACCTTGCCTTGCCTTGTCTTGTCTGTAGTTTTCTGCAGTGGTGATGAATCTCACCGTATGGTCATGTGTAGATTGCTGGGATCCACTTTTGCTCTTAGCAGAATGGGAGACAACACTGGAGGAGTTCTGACTGTCATTATTTTGCACTAAAAGATTTACCAGAAGACCATGAGAGTAATGAGCAGATCCTGAACCTGAAGTGGAAGATGATGTGTGACTGGTGGAAGAGCTAATAGAGGTTATGTCCTGGGAGTTTGCAGTCATTCCACTCACTGTGCTTGATTGTAGAACTTGTGGATGTGTTCTGCTCGGAATAGCAGTAAATGTTGCAAAGTTTGTCTTGCTGTGATGGCCAGAAATATTTGTGGTCTGAGACTGGATACTGTCTTTAGGTAAGATGGGTACAAATCGGTTCAGACTTTGCTTAACTTGGGCAGAATTCACATGCCTGTTTGGCAGATGTGGGGTTTTTCTTGAACTTTGCTTTAACTCAAGGTAACCATTATGTTCTCTGGATGGTAAAGGTTGGCATAATGGTTTTTGaacctgactctgactcttctGACAGCCGTTAATTATAAACGCTGAAGGCTGCAGTGAATTCACTGGTATATGTGATGCAGCAGGTACATGTGCTACAGAGCTGGGTGTTTCATTGTGTTGTCCTACTACACACGTTTGTCCTTGATTCATGATAGTTGTCAGTGCTGTTTGATTAATCTGAGCATTTAAAGATGCCTCCTGTGACTGAGCTGCAGGCTGGTGTGTAGCATGTACTCCATAGTGTCTGTTTAAAGGGTGGTGCCGAGGTGGAATTAAACCTTTCCTACAAGAacaatttttaaatacacaatttGTATTGCTACAAGTACATCTGATACTTTGCATGGAGTGCAGGTCCTTGTAATTCCTCTGATAAGTGGTATTTAAGACCGGTGGATCACAGTTAAGGTTTACACTAAGGGTTCTTTCTTGTCCTGCCTTTAAAGATGCATGGGGTATAATATGTGATGGAGGATTACTGCCAGAAGCTGGAGATTTGTAAAGCATCTGATTGTGGAATCCATTGTTCCACATCTGTGGAGTCCAGTTTGGGTGCAAATTAGCTGATCTTGATATAGGCTCAGAGAAAGCATGGGGATTGCTTAATCTGACAGATTGTTGATCATATCCCATCTTCGGTGTTGGGCAGAATGGCCTGCTACAGACAGTCTGGGGTGGATAAGGCAGCCTGCTCTGTATGACAGGTGGAGTCCATGTACTCATTTCCATTCTGGCAGGTGATCTTATTCTTATCTGGACACTGGAAGATCTgaaagaataagaaataaatacagtggGCAAATACAACATATTcacaaaatacataataataaatacttatgCATTATATACCAACCTAATAATCTAGGACTCTTACTGAATTTGGAATTAATTTAGTTTCAATGccattttaaatctttatgcCTACATTAATTATAATATCATCAACTAGGGGTGGGCGGAATGACCAAAAATCTGTTTCACGGaataagttattttttttcacgGTAGCAGTATATATCactgaataataatttttcagGTAAATCAACAAAAGGAATGtgcttaatatattaaataccactttaacactttaaaaataaagaataggcTTTCGcgtcttattttattaatttttcttttatttagcattagtaGTGAATGAGACTCTCAACTTTTAAATCAACTTCACCATAACAATAAATAGGCCCCATTTTTAGAGTTTAAAGAGAACAGcctttttattaatatcagaACAGATTATTAATACTTTCTCAaagcaattaaataaattaaacttcagtaacagaaaacaaattttgcagaaagtataaaaatgtaaacatttgagGAAAATGTCAGAATCTAAACACTTgttctaaaaacaaaatactgaaTGTAAACACTTCTGAGGCTCAAAAAATTCTGACTGTAAACACTTCCTGAAAATAAGAAATTTAAACTCtttttgaaacatttaaaaaatctaatgaatatataaacacttcaataaattaaacacaataaataaaaaattctgtcaaacaaaacaattacaaaTTGTGTGCAAGAAAAACAAGTTGGTCAACTCTCAGGTTTTAGTGCTGATCTGCGGCATGTGACAATATTCCCACTTGTGCTGAAAGCACGCTCAGATGGAGCACTTGtgatagatatttttttataaaacaagtTACTCGTGCTAGCATGGCTAACGGTTACATTCGTGTGACACAGTTTGCAAATCACATTTGTCTGCTCTTTGTCAGCTTTTATAAACCCGAACCACATCCATACCACTGATGTCGCGCCTCGTTTCACAACAAGTTCCTCCTCCTGCTCGGGATTGGTTTGTGGGATTTCTTTATCAGCATGCATGTCTTTctccatgtttttcttcttatctACGCTTATGTGCCGCTTCTCAATCGTTCTCAGATTCAGGCGTGCTACACGTGAGGTTAACCACGCCCACTAATTTAAATTTCACAGTATGCACGGAATAGAAAAACCTGTAACGGTAGACATTTTATTCCGCAGAAACGGAATATACCGTCATACCGCCCAGCCCTATCATTAACTATTAcctttattaataaaagtaaCCTCTCAAATGACCAATCACATGGGCCATAATgtcagtattatattatattcccattatattatattttgcactattacactagacttgcacatttttatgaacagcagatatgttaatccctatgcactgctcttctctttttttctacccatgctgagacacccagacattgtaccagctcgatgaagtttttggacctccgctgagatgaggcctactctgtgagaatcctgagacatctacagacctaccagctccagttagactctactaagaggagatctgaacttcatgtgatccttacaccaatacaacatttgtctgactgtatatttgtaatcacacccccagtgtcacccatatgaggatagGTTCcacttgagtctggttcctctcaaggtttcttcctttgccaatctaagggagtttttccttgccaatgctgcctgagtcacctcaaacttgctcattggggataaatacatatacatacacacactgtgaactatacatatttttattttattatattaattctttatacttctccttatgtttaccttctgctctatgtttatgttctgtaaagcctctttgagacaatgtccattgtaaaaagcgctatacaaataaacttgaattgaattgaattgaattgaattgaattgaagtatAACTTGCCTGGTAAAAgaaatgtttcatgtttctAGAAATTTCCCTCTTGTCCAGcattgtagtaataataataataataataataataataataataatactttatttataaagcacttttaaaagtcaaagctgaacacaaagtattttttgtagtactgtgtgttgtaccgtgaaaggtttagctccgtttcacgcggaagacgttcagttctctccagtgctggaaagctgatcctatattaacacgtcctacttcttaccttatcgtaagcctttctttgctttctttctttgtttttatcctccatgtcaatgttaaaaccgctttctgctaaggTCACACATGCATAcggaacactctctctgcccatattgacaagacacaccccgttatgctaatgtcacacatgcgcactgaacactctctccgcccatatagACAAGatacgcccctttatgctaatgtcacacatgcgcactgaacactctctccgcccatattgacaagacacgcccctttatgctaatgtcacacatgcgcactgaacactctctccgcccatattgacaagacacaccccgttatgctaatgtcacacatgcgcactgaacactctctccgcccatatagACAAGatacgcccctttatgctaatgtcacacatgcgcactgaacactctctccgcccatatagACAAGatacgcccctttatgctaatgtcacacatgcgcactgaacactctctccgcccatattgacaagacacgcccctttatgctaatgtcacacatgcgcactgaacactctctccgcccatattgacaagacacaccccgttatgctaatgtcacacatgcgcactgaacactctctccgcccatatagACAAGatacgcccctttatgctaatgtcacacatgcgcactgaacactctctccgcccatattgacaagacacgcccctttatgctaatgtcatacatgcgcactgaacactctctccgcccatatagacaagacacgcccctttatgctaatgtcacacatgcgcactgaacactctctccgcccatattgacaagacacgccccgttatgctaatgtcacacatgcgcactgaacactctctccgcccatatagACAAGatacgcccctttatgctaatgtcacacatgcgcactgaacactctctccgcccatattgacaagacacgcccctttatgctaatgtcacacatgcgcactgaacactctctccgcccatatagacaagacacgcccctttatgctaatgtcacacatgcgcactgaacactctatccgcccatattgacaagacacgccccttatGCTCTTTGGCTACACTTTTGTTTGTcgaataaaagcattttaaactgAACCCTATAATAGACTGGCAGCTAGTGAACTGAGGCCAAAATTAgtgttatatggtcatacttccTTGAACCAGTCAAAGACAGTTGAGACAGCGAAGACTGGCTAAGACCAATATAAAGTGCATTATAGTAATCCAGTCAAGATGTAATAAAGGCATGATTTACATTCTCAAATTGTTGCCTGGACACAAgaagttttatttttgccaGGCGCCTTCGGTGAAAAAAGCTGGACTTCACCACTGCACTAATTTGGCTATCCAAAGATCCAGTGTATGATCAGGTTCATGTGTGTCTGAACTATGACAAACCACAGACTGAACCAGATTAAAAGAGTCAATGAGACTTAAAAAGTCCTTAATTAAAGGCTTGTCAGGGCAACACACATGGATATTAAAATCCCCAAGAATAAGAACATGGTCATAGTTGGACATTATCCGTGTCAGAAGATCAGAAAAATCTTTGATAAAGTCCTTATTATATATAGGAGGCCGAAAAATAACAGCTCACAGccatgtttcattcattcattctttcattttctaccgcttatccgaattacctctggtcacagggagcctgtgcctatctcaggcgtcattgggcatcaaggcaggatacaccctggacggagtgccaacccatcacacggcacacacacacactctcattcactcacacactacggacaattttccagagatgccaatcaacctaccatgcatgtctttggaccggtgaaggaaaccggagtacccgaaggaaacccccgaggcacggggagaacatgcaaactccacatacacaaggtcggaggcaggaatcgaatccccaaccctggaggtgtgaggcgaatgtgctaaccgtGCCCCCAGCCATGTTTCAGTTACGCAGAAAAAATCCAATTTGTGTGAAGAGAAAAAATCTCTTAGTACGAAGAGCTAGTGATGTGGCATTTAGCAAGCCAAACCTGGTAGAAGATGGAGCCTGGAGATGTACTCCAGCAGCACGGGGAACCCGGGGCAGGGACTTCAGCTGATGTAGGTTCATTGAGCATAGGAGAGGCCGGGCGACAGGGCCGAAGCACCTCGTTTTCCGGGAAACAAACAACTGGAACCAGTGTAGGAGAAATCGcctccaacctacattggcccaggctagctcctgcaatctgactataagtttaaacaataatTCTAAATTAAagttcaaagaagaaatgatcagccaaactcacgaagactggattcatACAGCCAAGTCATACAGACAACGCAggttcatgcttttatttcagAGATTTCTAGATGGTATGGCCAAAATTTAGCGAGTTTCAACACTTATCTCATACATAATTTCATTAGATTTATTCTATTCAAAACAGTAATCGTTAACATTAATACTACTACAAATCTCTTGTACAAACAACAACTTCCACTAGTCTCAGTTGTGATACCATCACAATAATCACTAAGTACATTTCTGTTCTGGCTTTTTTTCAGCAGGAAATAAGCTGCTATTCACGTGAAAGAGGAAGCACTTCCTCGATTCTCTGTGCATCCTGCCAAGCCTAAACAAAGTCAACCCCTTTCGCAAATGCTAAAAAGGACTTATGCACGAGCGCATAATTGGATTAATAATTCTggatttatgaataaaaataaaaaagaaataagccaCCAAATCATCACCTGCAAGAGAGTCAAAAATAATCACAGTACCAAGGAGTCAACAGTTGCAACAGTCAGCCTCATGCTGCCATATAGTACCACTATCAGCCTCCAGCACTAGAGTCAGCAGTTACCACTGTCAGCCCCACAGATTTAAAGTTACCACCACTAGCCCCAGAGTTGACAGTTGCAACTATTAGTCCTAAAGAGTCGACACGAAGCAACCGCAGAACAACAGTACAAACAGAGACGTCACAGCAGGTAACgtgaagtgatgtgacatacggctaagtacagtgacccatactcagaattcgttctctgcatttaacccatccaaagtgcacacacacagcagtgaacacacacaccgtgaacacacacccggagcagtaggcagccatttatggtgcggcgcctggggagcaattgggggggggggggggggggggatgttcggtgccttgctcaagggcatctcagtcgtggccagcccgagactcgaacccacaaccttaaggtttaggagtcagactctctaaccattaggccacgacttcccccatcgGTAGTGTTATCTCTGGCTCATAATAACTGGCTACAGGAAGCCTGTAAACCAGAAACTCATCAAAAGTTATCTAATGTTCATGATTCAATAAActccaaaacaaaacatgcaaaataaaatgcagaccTACAACAGTTTTAGACAAAGAACAGCTGGAGCTGGGTTTGTGCCGTATATTCTGAGTTCCATATTCGGTAACAAGTATAAATGTTATATGGACCTTCTGTAGGAGAAAATCGcctccaacctacattggcccagactagctcctgcaatctgactataagtttaaacaatagttctaagtaaaaattcaaagaagaaatgatcagccaaactcacgaagactggattcatttgaggtaggtttattgacagtcgtattGACAGCAAtcaaccagctggtaccagggatacaagtttgtccagtagacgatacttgcaccgaagcactgctggTCACAgtaagcttatatacagttctgacatgcccccctTTTTCGGTACCCTCCctcgttatccaatcataatacAGCTCACGTACTCAGTTTCACTCGCTTACGGaaaattaccattatttccagATGGTCAATGTTTACCTATGCATTAgaacagtggtcttcactatttttttcatgtgagccacactgataggacaaagtcaataggagagccactttcaccgcaaagtatgccaagttattcagtcttaaatagcttatctgcttaaatacaatgtacaatattgcaatacaataattacttaaaaatcattctttattatgcacCTGTCAAGGGTTCGATCCgtgaaggacaaataaaaattcatctgtccacttttcttgaaATTTTCTATGCTCATCTTGTATGACtcgcacctttctttttttagcaggCGTGGACTCTCCACAACCTCCGTCTCCGGCTTCctctcgagttgcggatgatgcatgctccccatcagttacctcttttgtcacagtcacattgctttgttgctgttcattttgtgcgcgggattgtttgataagaaatcgatccattttttagtccgtgtgtgttcattaaacacaagttgttaactagcatgaaacacaaactagcttctggcaggctgccaaaaactggctattgcgcagaacacagtgagtcagtgacgagtcaaataatatatataaatatatattattatttgtaatagagcacattcatttttctatgcttccctgattgtttttaatgt contains:
- the LOC132857042 gene encoding uncharacterized protein LOC132857042 yields the protein MEMSTWTPPVIQSRLPYPPQTVCSRPFCPTPKMGYDQQSVRLSNPHAFSEPISRSANLHPNWTPQMWNNGFHNQMLYKSPASGSNPPSHIIPHASLKAGQERTLSVNLNCDPPVLNTTYQRNYKDLHSMQSIRCTCSNTNCVFKNCSCRKGLIPPRHHPLNRHYGVHATHQPAAQSQEASLNAQINQTALTTIMNQGQTCVVGQHNETPSSVAHVPAASHIPVNSLQPSAFIINGCQKSQSQVQKPLCQPLPSREHNGYLELKQSSRKTPHLPNRHVNSAQVKQSLNRFVPILPKDSIQSQTTNISGHHSKTNFATFTAIPSRTHPQVLQSSTVSGMTANSQDITSISSSTSHTSSSTSGSGSAHYSHGLLVNLLVQNNDSQNSSSVVSHSAKSKSGSQQSTHDHTVRFITTAENYRQDKARQGQKQKEPAKESGISRGNAISHLADPQPPKQNERTNWTKRNDKMESCIDPAVSQKLVNSQLGPVQVNKVVAVFPPIYQQACSHGPQNDVTTSTNFRPVLKTNSAKNRFEESKNVEKETNVPNAIFNLPQVPSLPSSLPRLGAIAEMPTSDKDPTSGSQSCEITQCENDPLSTTQISNKRQDSVHSVDSTAKVSVEQSDVQQLESSSEDTVFDLSTVPVVEYTLQELKDLVNSLEAKPAERDKSMITDVVKSILDLFYNGDKKNLAHLVGLKDVFKSLSKLCVKEMHSLVLQSSVVLPKHIKMLENCPQTLTNETTIPSEGFKSSWLNVDGQPANVDNVLEEPISDSNLTWFKKVSQSVSESVVNVVDSVAQTGTDNPEDVCVNVPKDIPKTTTDNIPEDHIRNPEHSSMIFPTADCKKDKMIVEKGCVRRTPTKLSGMQRISKKQFNQQIDDEIDTVKYNMQACNEQSLASGSNECVTNSDVFEEADVSDNTDDLPEIILLSSEEARKIFADCFERDKKTEPPQICHRKERKGLVTQNQSVNGKPQDEFKFTCSHMIGLGDGSDHFCPSCWNETPVLHFDEDETLLTPMEEVLNTDNQRQSLTPQSSKPIKHPSASVSPECGSMIASVISTQKPNGSDVMRDSNPEEQTQMSSPPTARDPHRGTAGTKNSNITMASSLIASRSINSPLDDIKSPKTDGVPDAEDIRFSPDIVIKNIRTFKHPSDHRSTSRNGGQCSDDSKQSGNFPIRKTFADPLSLKTKVGSPAQMPRGSGTLKRKNALPHKQKRPIIMGQGHDGQRNQSKKLRLEIYGSKISNSNFHRERKLPSAPVYLTVSPSPNTDKNYTDEQSAKKKVYSQWSAAFIHPQKKSKKKHVEDHLKSKIQTLKIALKEKLMAI